The following are encoded together in the Parabacteroides chongii genome:
- a CDS encoding sulfide/dihydroorotate dehydrogenase-like FAD/NAD-binding protein, which yields MNKIVSKEHFSANVVKLEVEAPLIARSRKAGHFVIVKVGEKGERIPLTIAGADTQKGTITLVIQAVGGSSKKICDLNAGDYITDLVGPLGQATHIEKVGTVVCAGGGVGVAPLLPIVEAFHKAGNRVIVILAARTKDLVILEEQMKANSDEVIVMTDDGSYGTKGLVTNGVESVINREKVDLCVTIGPAIMMKFVSALTKKYEIPTVASLNTIMVDGTGMCGACRITVGGKTKFVCVDGPEFDAHQVDFDEMLMRLGAYKDIEKK from the coding sequence ATGAATAAAATTGTAAGTAAAGAACATTTCTCTGCCAACGTCGTGAAGCTGGAAGTGGAAGCTCCGCTGATTGCCCGCTCACGCAAGGCCGGTCACTTTGTGATCGTAAAAGTGGGAGAGAAAGGTGAACGTATCCCTTTAACCATTGCAGGAGCTGATACTCAGAAAGGAACCATTACCCTGGTGATCCAGGCTGTAGGCGGCTCATCCAAGAAGATCTGCGACTTGAACGCAGGCGACTATATTACCGATTTGGTAGGTCCGCTGGGACAGGCTACCCATATCGAGAAGGTTGGAACGGTAGTTTGTGCCGGTGGTGGTGTAGGTGTAGCCCCGCTGCTGCCTATCGTCGAGGCTTTCCATAAGGCGGGTAACCGTGTGATTGTCATACTGGCTGCCCGTACGAAAGACCTGGTGATCCTGGAAGAACAGATGAAAGCCAACTCCGACGAAGTGATCGTGATGACCGACGACGGTTCCTACGGTACGAAAGGACTGGTGACGAACGGCGTGGAAAGTGTGATCAACCGTGAGAAGGTAGACCTGTGTGTAACCATCGGTCCGGCTATCATGATGAAATTCGTTTCAGCGCTTACAAAGAAATATGAGATACCTACCGTCGCATCCCTGAATACGATCATGGTAGACGGTACGGGCATGTGCGGCGCTTGCCGTATCACGGTGGGTGGAAAGACCAAGTTCGTCTGTGTGGACGGACCGGAGTTCGATGCTCATCAGGTTGATTTCGACGAGATGCTTATGCGTCTGGGTGCTTATAAAGATATTGAAAAGAAATAA
- a CDS encoding iron ABC transporter permease has protein sequence MQKRITWSPILLTILIVLLFLGGLIYGAVSIPLESVIDILLGKDIGRPAWQNIILQSRFPQAVTALLAGASLATSGLLLQTLFRNPLAGPSILGISDGANLGVAAIMLYFGGTLSMVTELPISGYLAVVIAAFAGAACILGLIIWFSAKVKNNVMLLIIGIMIGYMASSLISVLNYYASTDKVHAFVMWGLGNFSGVSLMQLPYFFFFTLAGLLLAILLIKPLNALLLGEMYAANLGIKIKRTRIGILFCTGLLTATTTAFCGPISFIGLAVPHIARLMLGSSNHKMLVPVTMLTGSCIALLCNILMVMPGTNNILPLNAVTPMLGAPVIIYVIVNRKNIQYFD, from the coding sequence ATGCAAAAACGAATAACCTGGTCTCCCATACTGTTGACCATCCTGATAGTCTTGCTATTTCTAGGGGGGCTGATATATGGTGCCGTATCTATTCCGTTGGAAAGTGTCATCGATATCCTTTTAGGGAAGGACATCGGCCGTCCGGCATGGCAAAACATCATCCTGCAATCCCGTTTTCCGCAGGCGGTAACGGCGTTGCTTGCCGGTGCTTCGCTTGCTACCAGCGGGCTATTGCTGCAGACGCTTTTTCGAAACCCGTTGGCAGGTCCCTCTATCCTGGGTATCAGCGACGGTGCAAACCTGGGAGTGGCTGCCATCATGCTCTATTTCGGCGGAACCCTCAGTATGGTGACCGAACTGCCCATCAGCGGTTATCTGGCGGTCGTTATCGCCGCCTTTGCCGGTGCTGCCTGTATCCTGGGACTGATTATCTGGTTCTCTGCGAAGGTAAAGAATAACGTCATGCTCCTCATCATCGGGATTATGATCGGTTATATGGCATCCTCCTTGATCTCCGTGCTGAATTATTATGCATCGACCGACAAGGTACATGCCTTTGTCATGTGGGGGTTGGGTAATTTCTCGGGTGTCTCCCTGATGCAACTGCCTTACTTCTTCTTTTTCACGTTGGCAGGTCTGTTACTGGCTATCCTGCTGATCAAGCCGCTGAATGCTTTGCTCCTGGGAGAGATGTATGCCGCCAACCTGGGGATAAAGATCAAGCGAACCCGTATCGGGATCCTGTTCTGTACCGGTCTGCTGACGGCTACGACAACTGCCTTTTGCGGTCCCATCTCCTTTATCGGTCTGGCTGTTCCGCATATCGCCCGTCTGATGCTCGGCTCGTCCAATCATAAGATGCTGGTGCCGGTCACGATGCTGACAGGCTCCTGTATCGCTCTACTCTGTAATATACTGATGGTCATGCCCGGAACCAACAATATCCTGCCTTTGAATGCCGTAACCCCTATGTTGGGCGCTCCGGTCATTATCTATGTGATCGTGAATCGTAAAAATATCCAATACTTTGACTGA
- a CDS encoding HepT-like ribonuclease domain-containing protein translates to MDNYIKKHLQDIITAIEEIESFFENQPKLFEEFNRDLRLRRAVERNVEIIGEAMNRILKVNSDITITNSRKIVDARNYIIHGYDSLSIDILWSIVVNHLPKLKQEAIALLKSE, encoded by the coding sequence ATGGATAACTATATAAAAAAACATTTACAGGACATCATAACGGCCATCGAAGAAATAGAAAGTTTCTTTGAAAACCAACCGAAGTTATTTGAAGAATTTAACAGGGATCTACGCCTTAGACGCGCAGTGGAAAGAAATGTTGAAATTATTGGAGAAGCCATGAACCGGATCCTAAAAGTAAATTCCGACATTACAATCACTAACTCACGTAAGATCGTCGATGCTCGTAATTACATCATACATGGATACGACAGTCTGTCTATCGATATATTGTGGAGTATCGTTGTAAACCATTTGCCTAAATTAAAACAAGAAGCAATAGCATTACTAAAATCAGAATAA
- a CDS encoding ABC transporter ATP-binding protein, which produces MRTQEPVIEASHLSIGYLLKGGKRKVIHEDLNLHLQAGEVTCLLGLNGAGKSTLLRTLCGFQPPLSGEIRLMGKPLASYSQSNFSLTVGVVLTEKTNAGGITVYELVSLGRHPYTGFFGQLKKHDKEIIEQSLEAAGIAHKAQNYVSELSDGERQKAMIAKALAQQCPIILLDEPTAFLDVTSRIETMVLLHRLAMEQHKAILLSTHDLDLAIQMGDCLWLQEKGRPMACGTPEDLILSGAFESFFGKEGIVFDPSTGKLNTKAPVRPIGVEGDFLVSYWVGNALIRNGYRPAPAKEGQVNVNCLSSSELLLTMPDGKVRKLDGVAALVEAVREDVSDLTVLRRMKE; this is translated from the coding sequence ATGAGGACACAGGAACCTGTCATAGAAGCCAGCCATCTCAGTATCGGCTACCTGCTGAAAGGCGGCAAGCGCAAGGTCATCCATGAGGACCTGAACCTGCATCTGCAAGCAGGCGAAGTCACCTGCCTGTTAGGACTGAACGGAGCCGGCAAATCCACTCTGTTGCGTACCCTCTGCGGTTTCCAGCCCCCGTTGTCGGGCGAGATCCGCCTGATGGGAAAACCGTTGGCATCCTATTCGCAAAGCAACTTTTCGCTGACGGTAGGTGTTGTACTGACGGAGAAGACAAATGCTGGGGGAATCACCGTTTACGAACTTGTCTCCCTGGGTCGTCACCCGTACACCGGTTTTTTCGGCCAGCTGAAGAAGCACGACAAGGAGATCATCGAGCAATCGCTGGAGGCAGCCGGCATTGCCCACAAAGCACAAAATTACGTATCCGAACTGAGCGACGGCGAACGGCAGAAAGCCATGATCGCCAAAGCCCTGGCACAGCAATGCCCGATCATCCTGCTGGATGAGCCGACCGCTTTCCTGGATGTCACCAGCCGCATAGAGACCATGGTGCTGCTGCATCGCCTGGCAATGGAACAACATAAAGCCATCCTCCTGTCTACCCATGATCTCGATCTGGCTATCCAGATGGGCGACTGCCTGTGGTTGCAGGAGAAAGGTCGTCCGATGGCCTGCGGTACACCCGAAGACCTGATATTGAGCGGTGCTTTCGAGTCTTTCTTCGGAAAGGAAGGTATCGTATTCGATCCCTCCACCGGAAAGCTGAATACGAAAGCTCCGGTCCGTCCGATAGGCGTAGAGGGCGACTTCCTGGTTTCCTACTGGGTGGGGAATGCCCTTATCCGGAACGGTTACCGTCCTGCTCCGGCAAAAGAGGGACAGGTAAACGTGAATTGCCTGTCTTCCAGTGAGCTTCTGCTGACTATGCCCGATGGAAAAGTGAGAAAACTGGATGGAGTGGCTGCTTTGGTGGAAGCTGTAAGGGAGGATGTCAGTGACTTGACAGTGTTACGAAGAATGAAAGAATAA
- a CDS encoding nucleotidyltransferase family protein: MNFFSNYLPKIIALCKKHKVKNLFAFGSVLTNRFTDKSDIDLLVDFEGVNLEDYADNYFDLKYALESLLGRDVDLLEGKAVRNPYLKESIDTTKVQLYG, encoded by the coding sequence ATGAACTTCTTCAGCAATTATCTACCAAAGATTATAGCTTTATGCAAAAAGCATAAGGTAAAGAATTTGTTTGCTTTCGGTTCTGTACTTACTAATCGATTTACAGACAAGAGTGATATCGATCTGTTAGTAGACTTCGAAGGTGTCAATTTAGAAGATTATGCAGATAATTACTTTGATTTAAAATACGCACTGGAAAGCCTTTTAGGACGAGATGTTGATCTATTGGAAGGTAAAGCTGTACGAAACCCATATTTGAAAGAAAGTATTGACACAACTAAAGTACAATTATATGGATAA
- a CDS encoding Rieske (2Fe-2S) protein, with protein sequence MKRIIFCLLTFMVLSCSKTIEPSLGLYPVYFEVNLNTEWRLQASQASKIFTEKNTNQHDARFGLGGILVYNGFSNNGGSQNVYYAFDAACPYEASSNVTVEVQDGVFAVCPKCGSKYDISNGVGNPMEGPATKVLQHYRVDQTDKTLLIRNY encoded by the coding sequence ATGAAAAGGATTATTTTTTGTCTACTTACTTTCATGGTTCTCTCTTGTAGTAAAACCATTGAACCCAGCTTAGGTCTCTATCCTGTTTATTTTGAAGTCAATTTAAATACAGAATGGAGACTTCAAGCGTCTCAAGCGTCTAAAATATTCACAGAGAAAAATACAAACCAACACGATGCTAGATTTGGGCTAGGTGGTATACTTGTATACAATGGGTTCAGTAATAACGGAGGTTCTCAAAATGTCTATTATGCATTCGATGCAGCCTGCCCTTATGAAGCATCTTCAAATGTAACAGTAGAAGTACAAGATGGGGTTTTTGCAGTCTGCCCTAAATGTGGAAGTAAGTATGACATATCGAATGGAGTGGGCAATCCTATGGAAGGTCCAGCAACTAAGGTCTTACAGCATTACCGTGTCGATCAGACAGATAAGACTTTATTGATAAGAAATTATTAA
- the gltA gene encoding NADPH-dependent glutamate synthase, with protein sequence MTTAELIAARRSEPWREELRKSKKNKERTDIPRVEMNELDPEYRSHTRLEEVNLGLTKEQAMQEAQRCLDCPNPTCMEGCPVSINIPTFIKNIERGEFLEAAKVLKETSALPAVCGRVCPQEKQCESKCIHLKMKKAPVAIGYLERFAADYERESGQISVPEIAERNGIKVAVIGSGPAGLSFAGDMAKRGYDVTVFEALHEIGGVLKYGIPEFRLPNKIVDVEIEGLRKMGVKFITNCIVGKTISYEDLREGGFKGFFAASGAGLPNFMNIPGENLIGVMSSNEYLTRVNLMDAANPESDTPVLQGKKVAVIGGGNTAMDSVRTARRLGAERAMIVYRRSEEEMPARIEEVKHAKEEGVEFLTLHNPIEYIGDERGRVKQMRLQKMELGEPDASGRRRPVPIEGAIDTIDVDEVIVSVGVSPNPLIPRAFSGLEVSKWGTIVVDQDTMRSALPDVYAGGDIVRGGATVILAMGDGRKAAAAMDAALQGK encoded by the coding sequence ATGACAACAGCAGAACTAATTGCGGCCCGCCGTTCCGAACCCTGGAGGGAAGAGCTGCGCAAGAGCAAAAAAAATAAAGAACGCACGGATATTCCCCGTGTAGAAATGAATGAACTCGATCCGGAGTACCGTAGCCATACCCGCCTGGAAGAGGTGAACCTGGGTCTGACAAAAGAACAGGCGATGCAGGAGGCACAACGTTGCCTCGACTGCCCGAATCCGACCTGTATGGAAGGTTGTCCGGTAAGTATCAATATCCCGACATTTATCAAGAACATCGAACGGGGTGAATTTCTCGAAGCAGCGAAGGTACTGAAAGAAACGAGTGCCCTGCCTGCCGTTTGCGGTCGTGTATGTCCGCAGGAGAAACAGTGTGAAAGCAAATGTATCCACCTGAAGATGAAGAAAGCTCCGGTAGCCATCGGTTATTTGGAACGCTTTGCTGCCGACTATGAACGGGAGAGCGGTCAGATATCTGTGCCGGAAATCGCAGAAAGGAACGGTATCAAAGTGGCCGTGATCGGTTCCGGTCCTGCCGGTCTGTCTTTTGCCGGTGATATGGCGAAACGTGGATATGATGTTACCGTGTTCGAAGCGTTGCACGAGATCGGTGGTGTGTTGAAATATGGTATTCCTGAATTTCGTCTGCCGAACAAGATCGTGGACGTAGAGATCGAAGGACTTCGTAAGATGGGTGTGAAGTTTATCACGAACTGTATCGTCGGCAAGACGATCAGTTATGAAGACTTGCGCGAAGGAGGCTTCAAGGGCTTTTTTGCCGCCAGTGGTGCCGGTTTGCCTAATTTCATGAACATACCGGGTGAGAACCTGATCGGTGTCATGTCGTCCAACGAATACCTGACACGTGTCAACCTGATGGATGCTGCCAATCCCGAGAGCGATACGCCTGTGTTGCAGGGTAAGAAAGTGGCTGTGATCGGTGGTGGTAACACGGCGATGGATTCTGTACGTACTGCTCGCCGTCTGGGGGCCGAACGTGCCATGATCGTTTACCGCCGTAGCGAAGAAGAAATGCCTGCCCGTATCGAGGAGGTGAAACATGCCAAAGAAGAGGGCGTGGAATTCCTGACCTTGCACAACCCGATCGAATATATCGGCGACGAACGAGGCCGTGTTAAACAGATGCGCCTGCAGAAGATGGAACTGGGTGAACCGGATGCTTCCGGCCGCCGCCGCCCCGTACCCATAGAAGGCGCCATCGATACGATCGATGTAGACGAAGTTATCGTCAGCGTCGGTGTTTCTCCCAACCCGCTTATCCCGCGTGCTTTCAGCGGCCTGGAAGTGAGCAAATGGGGCACGATCGTAGTCGATCAGGATACCATGCGTTCGGCGCTGCCGGATGTATATGCCGGAGGCGACATTGTTCGCGGTGGCGCGACGGTGATCCTGGCGATGGGTGACGGCCGTAAAGCTGCTGCTGCCATGGATGCCGCCCTGCAGGGAAAATGA
- a CDS encoding co-chaperone GroES produces MQLSIDQKDIDKFIMIGDKVLVKPKNPQSQTKSGLYLPPTVQQDKIQSGYIIKVGPGFPLPSQKEEHEVWEKKEDEAVHYLPLQAHEGDLAVYLQNAAYEIKFNDEKFLIVPHSAILMLLRDEGLFE; encoded by the coding sequence ATGCAATTATCAATCGACCAAAAAGACATAGATAAATTTATCATGATAGGCGATAAGGTGCTTGTCAAACCGAAAAATCCGCAGAGTCAGACTAAATCAGGTCTTTACTTGCCGCCTACGGTACAGCAGGATAAGATACAGAGCGGTTATATCATCAAGGTGGGTCCCGGTTTTCCCCTGCCTTCGCAGAAAGAAGAGCACGAAGTATGGGAAAAGAAAGAGGATGAAGCTGTCCATTACCTGCCACTGCAGGCACACGAGGGTGACCTGGCTGTTTATTTGCAGAATGCCGCCTATGAGATCAAGTTTAACGATGAAAAGTTCCTGATCGTGCCTCATTCTGCCATTCTGATGCTGCTTCGCGACGAAGGATTGTTCGAATAA
- a CDS encoding MATE family efflux transporter → MANEITWRLENEKVGRLLLQYAIPAVIGTMVNSLYNIVDRVFIGQGVGALAIAGLTLTFPILLFLQAFGMLVGAGAATRVSIHLGRKANDMAEKVLGNAFTLTFIITLVTVLPCMIWMEDLLQAFGGSEQTIPYAKDYLNIVVPGTILTSLSFGFNAIMRASGYPKKAMFTMLIGAIANVVLDPIFIFWLDMGIQGAAIATIISMLLSTAFVMNHFVQKDSIVRFHRGTFKLEGHVVWNILTIGISPFAMQLAGSLVVVIQNYALKVHGGDLALGANGIITSVGMLLVMLIIGIAQGMQPIVGFNYGAGHHKRVQDTLWLVIITATVIMGIGCLCSVLFPEVISRAFTNDPALIEVTANGLRISLLVFVVVGSQICISQFFQSIGIAWKAMFLSLSRQCLFLIPALLVFPNIWGLDGVWYASPFSDFIAAVTAWGFLWYHVKNIKSKGLD, encoded by the coding sequence ATGGCAAATGAAATAACCTGGCGGTTAGAGAATGAGAAAGTAGGCCGTCTGCTGTTACAGTATGCTATCCCGGCAGTGATCGGGACAATGGTGAACTCCTTATACAATATCGTAGACCGTGTTTTTATCGGTCAGGGTGTCGGTGCGCTGGCGATTGCCGGGCTTACGCTGACGTTCCCGATCCTGCTTTTCCTGCAGGCGTTCGGTATGTTGGTGGGGGCTGGTGCTGCGACGCGTGTCTCCATCCACCTGGGAAGAAAGGCGAACGATATGGCAGAGAAAGTGTTGGGAAATGCTTTCACGCTGACATTTATCATCACGCTCGTCACGGTGCTCCCCTGTATGATCTGGATGGAAGACTTGCTGCAGGCCTTTGGCGGTAGCGAACAGACCATTCCTTATGCTAAAGACTATTTGAATATAGTCGTCCCCGGAACAATCCTTACCTCACTGAGTTTCGGCTTTAATGCCATCATGCGTGCTTCCGGTTATCCGAAGAAAGCCATGTTCACCATGCTGATCGGAGCGATCGCCAATGTGGTCCTCGATCCGATCTTTATCTTCTGGCTGGATATGGGGATACAGGGAGCGGCGATTGCTACCATCATTTCCATGCTGCTGAGTACCGCTTTCGTGATGAATCACTTTGTTCAGAAAGACAGTATCGTCCGCTTCCACAGGGGAACGTTCAAGCTGGAGGGGCATGTCGTATGGAATATCCTGACAATCGGTATCTCGCCGTTCGCCATGCAGCTGGCAGGCAGCCTGGTGGTCGTTATCCAGAACTATGCGCTGAAAGTACATGGCGGCGACCTGGCGTTGGGGGCGAACGGGATCATAACCAGTGTCGGTATGCTGCTGGTCATGCTGATCATCGGTATCGCGCAGGGAATGCAGCCGATTGTCGGTTTCAATTACGGGGCAGGACATCATAAACGCGTGCAGGATACCTTGTGGCTCGTTATTATTACGGCAACCGTCATTATGGGGATCGGCTGCCTGTGCAGCGTCCTCTTCCCCGAAGTGATCTCACGTGCTTTCACGAACGATCCGGCACTGATAGAGGTGACGGCGAACGGTCTTCGCATCAGTTTGCTGGTCTTTGTGGTGGTCGGTTCGCAGATATGTATCAGCCAGTTCTTCCAAAGTATCGGCATCGCCTGGAAAGCCATGTTTCTTAGCCTGAGCCGCCAGTGCCTGTTCCTGATACCCGCCCTGCTGGTGTTTCCGAATATCTGGGGACTGGACGGTGTGTGGTATGCATCTCCTTTTTCAGACTTCATTGCAGCCGTAACTGCCTGGGGTTTCTTGTGGTATCATGTTAAAAACATAAAAAGTAAAGGACTTGATTGA
- a CDS encoding DUF4251 domain-containing protein, which translates to MKRVLLLLAVLLFSAGSGTMMAQQDKAAEKAAKKAEKEAKKAAEEAENMALFEQAVQALNSKDFVLEADRVEFKRGRFVYVTPSTNFVSMDGNRATIQLAFNGAYAGPNGIGGITVEGNASNVEMKTDKKGNVTFSMMVQGVAVSANVTFRMAKGTNKCTATVSPNFNSNRISFTGTLYPTEQSNVFKGRSI; encoded by the coding sequence ATGAAAAGAGTATTATTATTGCTAGCTGTCCTGCTGTTTAGTGCCGGTTCGGGGACAATGATGGCACAACAGGATAAAGCGGCTGAAAAGGCTGCTAAAAAAGCGGAGAAAGAAGCTAAGAAAGCTGCAGAAGAAGCTGAAAACATGGCGTTGTTTGAACAGGCTGTCCAGGCTCTTAACAGTAAAGACTTCGTGCTCGAAGCAGATCGTGTGGAATTTAAACGCGGACGCTTTGTATATGTCACTCCCAGTACCAACTTCGTATCGATGGACGGTAACCGTGCAACGATCCAGTTGGCATTCAACGGAGCATATGCCGGTCCTAACGGTATCGGAGGGATCACTGTAGAAGGAAACGCCTCGAATGTCGAAATGAAGACCGACAAGAAAGGGAATGTCACTTTCAGTATGATGGTACAAGGTGTAGCTGTTTCAGCTAACGTAACTTTCCGTATGGCAAAGGGAACCAACAAATGTACGGCTACTGTAAGTCCTAACTTCAACAGCAACCGTATCTCATTTACCGGTACCCTGTATCCGACAGAACAATCCAATGTGTTTAAGGGACGTTCCATTTAA